CCAAGTGTACCAGCTTCGGGACCGATATCAATTATTGTATCGGCGGCTTTCATGATGTCTTCATCGTGCTCAACAACAATCACGGTGTTGCCTAAGTCCCGTAACGATTTTAACACTGAAATTAACCGTTCTGTATCTTTTGGATGCAAACCAATACTGGGTTCGTCCAAAATATACATGGAGCCTACCAAGCTGCTCCCTAACGATGTTGCTAAGTTAATACGCTGGCTTTCGCCCCCAGATAAAGTGTTCGATTTTCGGTTTAAGGTCAAGTAATTTAAACCTACATTCGCCAAAAAGGACAAGCGGTTGTTGATTTCTTTCAATAGGCGGTTTGCTATTTTTAAATCGTAATCGTTCAGTTCCAATTGATTGAAAAATTTAGTTAGTTTGTTAAGCGGCATTTCAACCAAATCGGTAATTGTGGCACCTGCAACCTTTACGTAGTTGGCTTCGGGGCGTAAGCGCTTGCCGTTGCAGGTTTTACATTTTGTTTTTCCACGATAACGCGAAAGCATTACCCTGTTTTGTATTTTATAAGCTTTAGATTCTAACTCTGCAAAAAAAGCGTTTAAGCCCTCGAAATACTTGTTGCCATCCCAGATAAGTTGTTTTTGTTTATCGGATAGCTCGAAGTAAGGTTTATGGATAGGGAAATCAAATTTGTGGGAATTGTTCACCAATTGGTCCTTGTACCAACTCATGCTATCGCCGCGCCATGGAAAAATGGCATTTTCATATACCGAAAGCCCGGTGTTTGGAATCACTAAGTCTTCATCGATACCAATAATATCGCCATAGCCTTCGCATTTAGGGCAAGCTCCATAAGGATTATTAAAGCTAAATAAATGGATGTTAGGCTCGAGAAAGTTAATGCCATCCAATTCAAATTTATTGCTGAAATGACGCTGTTTGCCGTCAGACAGGGTTTCAATAATGCATTCGCCTTTTCCTTCAAAAAAAGCTGTTTGGGTGGCATCGGCCAAACGATTGTAAAAGTCTTCGTCGTCTTTAGTTATAATTCTATCAACGACCAAAAGAATATCATCTTTCTTTGACACCGACTCAATTTCATCAATTCGTACTACCGAACCGTTTACTTTTAACCTAGCATAGCCCTGTTGTGAAAGTGTTTTTACTTTATTTTCCATAGAACGCCCTTCTTCTAAATGGATAGGGGCGAGAAGCAGGAGTTTTTCCCGTTCGGGGAAGGTTTTTAAGTAGTTTAAAACATCTGTAACCGTATCTTTTTTAACTTCATCACCAGAAATAGGCGAATATGTTTTTCCAATCCTGGCGAACAATAATTTTAAATAATCATAAATTTCGGTGGTTGTGCCAACTGTAGAGCGTGGATTAGTAGAATTCACCTTTTGCTCGATAGCAATAGCTGGAGCAATACCTTTTATATAGTCAACTTTTGGTTTATTCAATCTTCCAAGAAACTGCCTGGCATAACTTGACAAACTTTCAACGTATCGTCGTTGCCCCTCTGCGTAAAGGGTATCGAAGGCCAAACTGGATTTTCCCGAGCCCGATAGTCCCGTTATAACCACGAGTTTATTGCGTGGTATCACAACGTCAATATTTTTTAAGTTGTGCAGTTTTGCACCTTTTATAATAATGCTATCTTTCGGGTTTGCTTCGTTAATGCTAGTGTTCATAGGCTTTTAAGGCAATAATTGCGCAAAGATACTACAACAAATCGAGCCTAAAAAATGCATTATTGCCTTATGAAACGTTAAAAAAAGCTGTTAATTTTTGTATTTTGGGAACGATTGTTGTTATCTTTGGAGTATTAACAGCAATTAAATCAACTTACGCCTATAGCATAATTTTACTTTTAACATGTAACCCCAAGCAAAGAAGCCTAGGCTATCTATGCGCTAAAAGTGAATATTATGCAACACGAACTTATTACCGATGCTACCTTGGTTAGCAACTACATAAAAGGCAATGAGGCTGCTCTAGAAATCTTAATAGGAAGGCACAAGCAAAAAGTTTATAGCTTCATTTATTCAAAAGTTTATGATAAAGATGTCGCTGAAGATATTTTTCAGGATACCTTTATTAAAGTAATCCGTACGTTAAAACGCGGCGCTTATAATGAAGAAGGTAAGTTTTTACCTTGGGTAATGCGCATATCGCATAATTTGGTTATCGATTATTTTAGAAAAAATAATAGGATGCCAAAATTTGACAATACGGGTGAGTTCAGTATCTTTTCCGTTTTGAGTGATTCGAGTTTGAATGCCGAAAAAACGATAATTAAAGAGCAAGTAGAAAATGATGTAAGACGATTGGTTGACGAACTTCCTGAAGACCAAAAAGAAGTGTTGTTGATGCGTATCTACAAAGACATGAGTTTTAAGGAAATTTCAGAAAGAACAGGGGTAAGTATTAATACAGCACTTGGCCGAATGCGCTATGCCCTTATTAATCTGCGTAAGATTATTGATAAGCACAATATCGTTTTGACTAATTGACATACAATAAAGTAAAATTTGCTGCGTTATTGATTTGTAATAATCCTTAAATTGATAAAATGGCAAAAATTTACTCTGAGAATTCTATTGATAAAATAGAAAAACTACAACCGAGGGAAGAAACGGTTAATTTTCTTCTAAACTATTCTAAAGCTTTAAGTGTTATAAGTTGTAATGATTTGAAGTTTGAAGCACTTCAAAATTGAGTTTGAGGAAGTCCTGATTTAATCAGGACTTTTTTCTTTTGTAGTATTCGTTTATTACTGATTTTCTGCCGATTTTTTTCGTAATAACATCTTTTTCTAAATCCCAACCTCTTGCTGGCGAATACTCTCTGCCGTACCATATAATCTGAAGGTGCAAATCGTTCCATAACGCCTTTGGAAACAGTCGCTTTGCGTCTTTTTCGGTTTGGGTTACATTTTTTCCGCTGCTTAAATTCCAACGAAACATTAACCTATGTATGTGGGTGTCCACAGGAAAAGCAGGCACGCCAAAAGCTTGTGACATCACTACACTTGCTGTTTTATGCCCAACAGCAGGAAGGGCCTCTAAACCTTCAAAGTTTTGTGGAACTTTTCCGTTGTGTTTTTCAATAAGTATCTTCGATAAACCATGAATACCCTTGCTTTTCATGGGCGATAGGCCTACAGGCTTTATAATCTCCCTAATTTCTTCAACCGTAAGATCTACCATATCGTATGGGTTGTCGGCTTTTTCAAAAAGAAGTGGCGTAATTTGGTTGACCCTAACGTCGGTACTCTGTGCCGACATGAGTACGGCAATTAATAACGTATATGGGTCTTTGTGATCTAATGGTATGGGGATGTCTGGGTAAAGTTTATTTAAGGTATTTATAACAAATTCAACCCGCTCTGTTTTGGTCATAAGTTGTATTTTTGATAAAAATCAAAGTTAAGACTATGAAATGAGCATAACTAATAATTTTTAATCGTAATAAAAATTATTGTTAAGTGAATTGCATTTGACCAACTTATCAAATTAAAATTCCAAATGAAAACATTAAAACAAGGTGATGCCGTGCCAAATTTTTCGGTAAAAGACGAACAAGGAAATACGGTAACGTTAAATGATTACAAAGGAAAAAAACTGGTAGTGTTTTTTTACCCGAAAGCCAGTACGCCAGGCTGTACTGCCGAAGCTTGCAATTTAAGAGATAATTACAAAGTTCTTCAGGAACAGGGTTACGAGCTTTTGGGTGTGAGTGCAGACAGTCAGAAAAGACAGTCGAATTTTAAAAATAAATATGAATTCCCCTTTCCGCTATTGGCCGATGAGGACAAAATCGTAATTAATGCTTTTGGTGTTTGGGGGCCTAAAAAATTTATGGGCCGTGAATACGACGGCATACACCGAAAAACGTTTATTGTTGATGAAAATGGCATTGTAGAAGGCGTTATTGATAAAGTGAAAACTAAAGACCACGCGGCTCAAATATTAGAAGATTGAGCTAATAAATAATTATGTAAAAAAATCCAGTTTGATTTCAAACTGGATTTTTGTGTTGTTTATTTTCTTCTTCGATTTAAGGTTAAAGGTTTTCGGGTGTAACCAAAAAGGCGGTAGTCTTTTATCAACTCAGCAGTGCCCTCTGGAACCATATCTTCCCAACCGGGCTCACCTTCGGTTATCATACGCAATATTTCGCGCGAAAAAATATTCATAATATCGGGGTCGTAATCCTTAATGTCTATAACCTTTCCGTTATACTTAAAGAACTTGTAAAGTTCCTTCATTCTCGGATACACTTTTAAGTTTTCGCTGTTAACAAGTTCGCCAGTTTTAGGGTCGAGCATTGGATAAAGGTAAACTTTTAAATCTTTAAAAAACAGTTTTCCAAATGCCTCTAAAATACCTCCACTAATATGTCGATAGTATTTTTCGTCGAAAATCTCAATTAAATTACTTACTCCCATGGCCAATCCCATTCTGGCTTTGGTGTATTTCGAGAAGTACTCAACTACTTTAAAGTACTCTTGGAAGTTAGAAATCATAACCGAGTGTCCTAGAGAACATAACAAATCAGCTCTGTCTATAAAATCCTGTTCGTCAATTTCGCCTTCGGCTCTTAAATTTGACAGTGTGATTTCAAATACTGTAACAGTTTTATCTTTATCTACTTTGTTTTCGTTTATGAACATCTCATACGATTTCTCATACATTTCCATGTTCACCCTCGTTACAGGCCTAAAGCTTCCGCGAAGCGCTAAAATATTCTTTTTATAAAACACTTTAGCTGGCAAAACATTGGTTCCATCGGGTCCAAACATTACGGCATCTGTCATGCCGTTTTTAACCAGCTGCAAACTCATTAGTCGGTTGTCCACATTTTTGAACACTGGCCCTGCAAAGTTTATAGTGTCAATTTCTAATTGGTCTTTGTCTAAGTGATCGTATAAATAGCGGAGCAATTTTTTAGGCTGATTGTATTTATAAAAAGCTCCGTAAATTAGGTTTGTTCCCAGAATACCCAAAGTTTCCTGTTGTAGTCTGGCATCGGTTTCCTTAAATCGTAGGTGCAAAATAATTTCGTTGTAATCGCCACCTGCTTCGACCTGATATCTTATGCCAACCCAACCATGACCTTTAAATTGTTTTGCAAAATCTATAGTCGCTACCGTATTGGCATAGGTAAAGAATATTTTATTCGGGTTTTTTTCGCGTGTTAGCCTATTTTCTATCAGGTTCATTTCGTGTGCCAACATTTTGCGTAAACGCGGCTGTGTTACGTAGCGTCCGTCATCTTCAGCGCCATAAATGGCGTCACTAAAATCTTTGTCGTAGGCCGACATGGCTTTGGCAATGGTTCCTGATGCGCCGCCAGCTCTAAAAAAATGCCTGCATGTTTCTTGGCCGGCTCCAATTTCGGCAAAAGTACCGTAAATATTTTCGTTTAAGTTGATTCGCAATGCTTTAGATTTTAACGATGGGATGTCGTCAAACTCTTTATCTCCTTTTATAGTAATTTCCATGCTTTTCACGTTGAATTCAATAAAGAGTAAAGATATTAAATTACTATATGAAACGAAAAAATAACCTTATTTTTGGCTTAAAATTACGATATTTTGAAAATAACCTTTCTCGGTACTGGTACTTCGCAAGGAATCCCTATTATTGGGAGCAATCATCCAGTTTGTTTAAGCAAAAATCCAAAAGACAAGCGGTTGAGGGTTTCGGTTTTAGTAGAGTGGGGTGACCATGCTTATGTTGTAGATTGTGGGCCGGATTTTAGATGTCAAATGCTAAGGGCTAACGTAAGCAAGATTGATGGGATATTGTTCACTCACGAGCATTCCGACCATGTTTTGGGCTTGGATGATATTCGTCCGTTTTATTTTAGGCAGGGAGATATTCCTATTTATGCCCACAAACGCGTCTTGAAAGAGATAAGAAATAGGTTTCAATATTTTTTTGAAACAGAAAATAAGTATCCTGGAGCACCCAGTGTCATTGAAAACCCAATTGAAAACAAGCCTTTTTTACTGAAAGACATGGAGGTCATTCCTGTTGAAGGTAAGCATGCCGATTTGCAAGTTTTTGGATTTCGATTTAAGGATTTTGCTTATTTAACCGATATGAAAACCGTTTCAGATATTGAGGTTGAAAAGCTAAAAGATGTAAAGGTTTTGGTGGTTAACGCTTTACGTGTTGAGCCACATCGTTCGCACTTTAATTTAGAGGAAGCTTTACGGTTTATCGAGCGTGTTAATCCTGAAAAGGCCTACTTAACCCATATTAGCCATTTGTTGGGATTTCACGACGAGGTTGAAAAAAAATTGCCCAAGAATGTTTTTTTGGCTTATGATGAATTGCAAATTACCGTTTAAAAAGTTATAAAAAATGAAACAGAAAATATTTATGTATTTGTTCGTGTTTTCAATACTGTTGGTGTTATTTCAGTATATGAATTCCAAACACATTTTTGAAGATATGAACAAAAAACTAGAGGCTTACAAAGCAGAAGCCGCTAAGTATAAAGATTCCGTTTCTGTTTTAGAAAACCAAATTGTAGAGCTTTCGCATTTTAACCTAGTCAGAAACGAGGATGCCATCAGCTATTTTGAAAGCGACGGCCACGATGTAGGTGCCTTAATTCCATATGTGAAAGACAAACTCTACGAAACAAATGCGGTAAAAGGGCAGCACCCAATCATTCCTTATTCGTCCAGCGAAGGTAGAAAAATGATGATAAATACCGTAAAAATACTTAATCACAAATGGATTATTGCCGATTTTTCAGATGGTGAGTATTGGGGCGAGGTTTTCTTAACTTACCAGGTTTCGCCCGAACGGGATGTGCAATTTAATTTAGTGGAGTCGTTTCTCTATCCTTTTGATTAAAGTTTAGTCCGTTTTATACGCTACGCCTTTTTGTTTTTTTGTTTCCCCTACATACGAGTATTCGTAAGTGTATGACGAGTCGGTTGTAGTTAGTATTTTAAGGTGGACGTCTTTTTTTTCAGCCATGGTTTTAGGATTGATGGTTTTAAAAATGACTTCGCAATCGTTAATCCATCTTAATTTAGCGGAGTCTATCTTGTTGTTGTAGGTTTCAACCTGGAGGCCTTTTGTTCGTTCGAAATGAGATTTATAAACAACGCCGTCAATCTCAACTTCACCATAAAATTTACCAGTTTTGAAATCTTTACAATTTCTTTGGGCTTCATAGCAATTAAAAAGAGAAACAAAAGCAAGTAGAATCAAAAAACGCATAAAACTATATTTTGGAGCAAATTTAGTAAAGTAAGCGCTTAGTTTTGGAAGTTTTTAAAACTTCCGTCCGAATAAAAAATAACAATGCGCTCGATAGTCTTTCCGTCAGCATTTTCTGTTTTTAAATTTTCAACCAACACATTGTCTTTATTGGTTGCTTTTGTTTCGGTTGTTTTAATTTCAGTTCTAGCGGTTTCGATTTTTTCTTCAGAAGGAAAATGTCCACGGCCGTTAAAAAGCCAATACAAATCTACCTCGGGGAAGGTGTTAAGAATTTTTAAGATAAAATCTAAACTTGGCTTATTTCTTCCGGATAAGATATGTGAAATACTGGAGCGCTGCACCCCAATTTTTTCCGCAAAGGAAGAGGCCGATTCTCCGTAGTAATCCATTACTTTTTGTAGTCTTTCTATAAAATCTTCAGTGTTTATCATTGTAAAGGGGGCGGTCAAAATATGTTTGGTTACAAATGTAACAATTTAATGTTGATAATACATCTTAAACACTTTGTTTTTGCGACATATATTAAAGCCTAACTTAAGGTAGAGGTGTTTAGTTCACTGAATAGCAATTATTTAATCGTATTTGTGACTTGTCAAGTGTTTTTATTGATTTAATAAGCTATTAGGTACTTTGTTTTGGCTACAACTGTAAACATTTTACTTTAATTTGTTGTTTACAATTGTAAAATTGTAAATGTTTACATTTGTCACAAACAAAAGCACATGGAAGTCTCACAAATAAAAGCACTGCACTCAAAGCATAAAGAAACAACTCTATATCACCGTTATATTACCAACGATAATATTGTTCCTTTACTAAATAAATTAGAAGATACCCTGTCCGTTGTGACCCTAGGAAAATCCGTTTTAGGAAAACCTATTTATGGTCTTAAAATTGGAAACGGTGAAAAGCGTGTGCTTATGTGGTCGCAAATGCATGGTAACGAATCTACAACCACTAAAGCGCTTTTTGACTTAATAAACACCCTATTGCGTGGTGGTGAAGGAATAGGTTCTATACTGGATAGCTGCACGTTGTTTATCATTCCTATTTTAAATCCTGATGGTGCTGAAGCCTACACTCGAATTAACGCTAATGAGGTTGATTTAAATCGTGATGCGCAAAACCTTACCCAGCCAGAAAGCATGGTTTTAAAGAGTGCATTTGAAAGTTTTAAGCCCCATTTTTGTTATAACTTGCATGGACAGCGCACTATTTTTAGTGCTGGAAAGCGAAATAAATCGGCTATCGTATCGTTTTTATCGCCCGCACAAGACCAAGAATGTACGGTTACTGCCAACCGAAAGGTGTCAATGGAAATTATTATGGTAATGAATAAAGCCTTGCAGGCTGTTATTCCAGACCACGTAGGCGTTTACGATGATGCTTTTAAC
This genomic stretch from Flavobacteriaceae bacterium GSB9 harbors:
- the uvrA gene encoding excinuclease ABC subunit UvrA, whose product is MNTSINEANPKDSIIIKGAKLHNLKNIDVVIPRNKLVVITGLSGSGKSSLAFDTLYAEGQRRYVESLSSYARQFLGRLNKPKVDYIKGIAPAIAIEQKVNSTNPRSTVGTTTEIYDYLKLLFARIGKTYSPISGDEVKKDTVTDVLNYLKTFPEREKLLLLAPIHLEEGRSMENKVKTLSQQGYARLKVNGSVVRIDEIESVSKKDDILLVVDRIITKDDEDFYNRLADATQTAFFEGKGECIIETLSDGKQRHFSNKFELDGINFLEPNIHLFSFNNPYGACPKCEGYGDIIGIDEDLVIPNTGLSVYENAIFPWRGDSMSWYKDQLVNNSHKFDFPIHKPYFELSDKQKQLIWDGNKYFEGLNAFFAELESKAYKIQNRVMLSRYRGKTKCKTCNGKRLRPEANYVKVAGATITDLVEMPLNKLTKFFNQLELNDYDLKIANRLLKEINNRLSFLANVGLNYLTLNRKSNTLSGGESQRINLATSLGSSLVGSMYILDEPSIGLHPKDTERLISVLKSLRDLGNTVIVVEHDEDIMKAADTIIDIGPEAGTLGGNIVAEGSYADILAAQSLTAKYLNEELNIEVPKKRRSSKYHVDIIGARENNLKNIDVRFPLGVLSVVTGVSGSGKSTLVKKILFPALQKQLTDFSDKPGQFSKIEGNFKNTQHIEFVDQNPIGRSSRSNPVTYIKAYDDIRALYSKQKLSKIRNYQPKHFSFNVDGGRCETCKGEGEVTIEMQFMADVHLECETCKGKRFKKEVLEVTFADKTIDDILNMTIDDAVAFFENNKQTKTKNKLKPLQDVGLGYVTLGQSSSTLSGGEAQRIKLASFLGKGNNKEKALFIFDEPTTGLHFHDIKKLLKSFDALIEKGHSIIVVEHNIDLIKCADYIIDLGPEGGENGGNLVASGTPEDIVKVKDSEIGKYLKPKL
- a CDS encoding sigma-70 family RNA polymerase sigma factor; protein product: MQHELITDATLVSNYIKGNEAALEILIGRHKQKVYSFIYSKVYDKDVAEDIFQDTFIKVIRTLKRGAYNEEGKFLPWVMRISHNLVIDYFRKNNRMPKFDNTGEFSIFSVLSDSSLNAEKTIIKEQVENDVRRLVDELPEDQKEVLLMRIYKDMSFKEISERTGVSINTALGRMRYALINLRKIIDKHNIVLTN
- a CDS encoding endonuclease III — encoded protein: MTKTERVEFVINTLNKLYPDIPIPLDHKDPYTLLIAVLMSAQSTDVRVNQITPLLFEKADNPYDMVDLTVEEIREIIKPVGLSPMKSKGIHGLSKILIEKHNGKVPQNFEGLEALPAVGHKTASVVMSQAFGVPAFPVDTHIHRLMFRWNLSSGKNVTQTEKDAKRLFPKALWNDLHLQIIWYGREYSPARGWDLEKDVITKKIGRKSVINEYYKRKKS
- the bcp gene encoding thioredoxin-dependent thiol peroxidase, with product MKTLKQGDAVPNFSVKDEQGNTVTLNDYKGKKLVVFFYPKASTPGCTAEACNLRDNYKVLQEQGYELLGVSADSQKRQSNFKNKYEFPFPLLADEDKIVINAFGVWGPKKFMGREYDGIHRKTFIVDENGIVEGVIDKVKTKDHAAQILED
- a CDS encoding TonB-dependent receptor: MEITIKGDKEFDDIPSLKSKALRINLNENIYGTFAEIGAGQETCRHFFRAGGASGTIAKAMSAYDKDFSDAIYGAEDDGRYVTQPRLRKMLAHEMNLIENRLTREKNPNKIFFTYANTVATIDFAKQFKGHGWVGIRYQVEAGGDYNEIILHLRFKETDARLQQETLGILGTNLIYGAFYKYNQPKKLLRYLYDHLDKDQLEIDTINFAGPVFKNVDNRLMSLQLVKNGMTDAVMFGPDGTNVLPAKVFYKKNILALRGSFRPVTRVNMEMYEKSYEMFINENKVDKDKTVTVFEITLSNLRAEGEIDEQDFIDRADLLCSLGHSVMISNFQEYFKVVEYFSKYTKARMGLAMGVSNLIEIFDEKYYRHISGGILEAFGKLFFKDLKVYLYPMLDPKTGELVNSENLKVYPRMKELYKFFKYNGKVIDIKDYDPDIMNIFSREILRMITEGEPGWEDMVPEGTAELIKDYRLFGYTRKPLTLNRRRK
- a CDS encoding MBL fold metallo-hydrolase, with the translated sequence MKITFLGTGTSQGIPIIGSNHPVCLSKNPKDKRLRVSVLVEWGDHAYVVDCGPDFRCQMLRANVSKIDGILFTHEHSDHVLGLDDIRPFYFRQGDIPIYAHKRVLKEIRNRFQYFFETENKYPGAPSVIENPIENKPFLLKDMEVIPVEGKHADLQVFGFRFKDFAYLTDMKTVSDIEVEKLKDVKVLVVNALRVEPHRSHFNLEEALRFIERVNPEKAYLTHISHLLGFHDEVEKKLPKNVFLAYDELQITV
- a CDS encoding hydrolase; amino-acid sequence: MKQKIFMYLFVFSILLVLFQYMNSKHIFEDMNKKLEAYKAEAAKYKDSVSVLENQIVELSHFNLVRNEDAISYFESDGHDVGALIPYVKDKLYETNAVKGQHPIIPYSSSEGRKMMINTVKILNHKWIIADFSDGEYWGEVFLTYQVSPERDVQFNLVESFLYPFD
- a CDS encoding DNA topoisomerase IV; this encodes MRFLILLAFVSLFNCYEAQRNCKDFKTGKFYGEVEIDGVVYKSHFERTKGLQVETYNNKIDSAKLRWINDCEVIFKTINPKTMAEKKDVHLKILTTTDSSYTYEYSYVGETKKQKGVAYKTD
- a CDS encoding helix-turn-helix transcriptional regulator, which encodes MINTEDFIERLQKVMDYYGESASSFAEKIGVQRSSISHILSGRNKPSLDFILKILNTFPEVDLYWLFNGRGHFPSEEKIETARTEIKTTETKATNKDNVLVENLKTENADGKTIERIVIFYSDGSFKNFQN
- a CDS encoding peptidase M14 — protein: MEVSQIKALHSKHKETTLYHRYITNDNIVPLLNKLEDTLSVVTLGKSVLGKPIYGLKIGNGEKRVLMWSQMHGNESTTTKALFDLINTLLRGGEGIGSILDSCTLFIIPILNPDGAEAYTRINANEVDLNRDAQNLTQPESMVLKSAFESFKPHFCYNLHGQRTIFSAGKRNKSAIVSFLSPAQDQECTVTANRKVSMEIIMVMNKALQAVIPDHVGVYDDAFNINCVGDTFQSTNVPTILFEAGHYPNDYAREQTRELIFISYLTSLNYISENDISGQFYESYFGIPENEKRFFDVIIRNALFNGELLDIAIQFQERLIAGKVEFMPKVVKIEPLNGFFGHKEIDAQGNEVVDEAGRPLKIDYENVFVVLKNEKILLFSK